Proteins encoded together in one Impatiens glandulifera chromosome 1, dImpGla2.1, whole genome shotgun sequence window:
- the LOC124920367 gene encoding 2-hydroxy-palmitic acid dioxygenase mpo1-like — MGKIGLFDLEKHFSFYGAYHSNPINILIHIIFVWPIFFTAQVILYFTPALIECHFPCRMGLIPNIGFVVALIYSMFYICLDKKVGTLAAFLCFVCWVFGGLIAKNLGFSMAWKVVLVVQMLCWTGQFIGHGVFEKRAPTLLDNVLQPMLMAPFFVVLEVLWLGFGYEPFLGFHAKVKNNIDAEIKSFKEKKTM; from the exons ATGGGTAAGATAGGATTGTTTGATCTGGAGAAACATTTCTCCTTTTATGGAGCATATCATAGTAATccaattaatattttgatccaTATTATATTTGTGTGGCCAATCTTTTTCACTGCCCAAGTTATCTTATACTTCACGCCCGCTCTTATCGAGTGCCATTTCCCCTGCCGAATGGGGTTGATTCCAAATATTGGTTTCGTCGTAGCGTTGATCTATTCTATGTTTTATATCTGTTTGGACAAGAAAGTTGGAACTTTGGCTGCTTTTCTCTGTTTTGTTTGTTGGGTTTTCGGAGGTTTGATCGCAAAGAATCTTGGTTTCTCTATGGCTTGgaag GTTGTTTTGGTGGTTCAAATGCTTTGTTGGACCGGACAATTCATAGGACATGGTGTTTTTGAG AAACGGGCGCCAACGCTCCTTGACAATGTTCTCCAACCTATGCTAATGGCTCCTTTTTTTGTGGTGCTAGAG GTTCTTTGGTTGGGATTTGGGTACGAGCCGTTTCTTGGGTTCCATGCCAAAGTGAAAAACAACATTGATGCTGAGATTAAAAGCTTCAAGGAGAAAAAGACTATGTAA